The following nucleotide sequence is from Psychroflexus torquis ATCC 700755.
CCTAGGTCTGAGATAAATTCGGGTGCAGTTGGAATTGCTGGATCTCAAACTGGAATTTACCCTTCAAGCTCTCCAGGAGGTTGGCAAATTATAGGAAGAACACCGCTGTCTTTATTTGATAGTCATAAAACGGACACCCCGTGTGTTTTAAGTCCAGGAGATTCTCTCCAATTTGAATCAATTACCAAGGAAGAATTTGATAACCTTCAATCTCATCCTTCTGATATAAAACTATAACAATGAGCATTTATATTCATAAAGCAGGATTGTATTCTTCTCTTCAAGATAAGGGAAGGTTTGTGGGGATGACTTATGGGATTCCAATTTCTGGAGCGATGGATCAAAATCTTTATCATTTTACAAACACTATACTGGAAAATCCTGCTGATTCATCCTCTATGGAGTTTTATCAACAAGGTTTAGAACTCGAGTTCACTTCGCCAACATTTATGTGCATAGGCGCTTTGGGAGGCGATTTCAAACTCAATGATAAACCGGTGGAACCTTTCGAAATCTTAAAGATCAAAAAAGGAGACCTCCTTAAGATTAAACAACTAACTAGGGGAAATTGGGGATATATTGCTGTGAAAGGCGGCTTTGAGTCTGAAAGCCCCTTTAACAGTCAAAGCTTTTATGAACCCATAACGAAGCGGCAATTTGAAAATGATGATGTCTTAATTTATGAGGCTTTCGATGGAGAAAGTGGTGGGGAGTCATCTGTATTTGACATGAGTTATTATGGGGAGAGTGAACTAGAGGTGTTTGAAGGTCCTGAATTTTATAAGCTAAGTCAAACCTTAGACTACCAATTAAAACATGCTGAGTTTTCTTTGTCTACATCTTTAAACCGGATGGCTTATCAAATCCAAGAGCGTTTGGTAAATGACTTGGAGGAAATCATCACGGGTCCTGTGCTGCCAGGAACTGTTCAGTTTACGCCTGCAGGGAAAATGATAGTATTGATGAGAGATGCACAAGTGACAGGTGGTTACCCACGAATCCTTCAATTTTCTGAAAAGTCCATAAATCAGTTGTCACAAATGCGAGTCAAATCAAAATTCACCTTTAAGCTTAACGGAATAAATTCAGAAAAGATTTGAAAGAATCCAGTCGCTTATAAGGGGGGTATTTTAAAGGGATATCCAGCCAATTTTTACGATGAACAATAGGTTTTTGGCGTGTAAAAGTATCAAAAGACGCCCTGCCATGGTAGTTGCCAACTCCACTAGCTCCTACACCTCCAAATGGAAGTTTGTCGTTTACAAAATGAACAATAGTGTCATTGATGACTCCTCCTCCAAAATCGAAGCTTTCATTAACTTGATTGGTGAAAGAACTGTTTTCGCTAAACACATAAAGAGACAAAGGCTTGTCGAAGCTATTGATAGTTACTTCCAAATCCTTAAAATTGGTAAAGCTATACAGCGGCAAAATAGGACCAAAAATTTCCTCTTTCATCAGTGGAGAGTCAAAATCTGGAGAATCCACTAGCGTAGGAGAAATAAAATTAGTTTCTGCATTAGAAATCCCGCCATAGATTACTTTTTGATCGTTTAGAAACCCATCTAATCTTTCAAAGTGAGAAGCATGGATAAGTCTCGCATAGTCTGAAGACGCTTTAGAAGAATCTCCATAAAAGTCTTTAAGGGTTTCCACTAACTTCTGTTGAAATTTTTCTCTGATGTCTGAATGAATAAGCAGATAATCTGGAGCGATGCAAGTTTGACCAGCATTCAAAAACTTTCCCCAGCAAATTCGTTTGGCAGCACTATCCAGATTTGCAGAAGCATCTACGATACAGGGATTTTTGCCTCCTAATTCCAGAGTGTGTGGCGTCATATGTTTTGCGATCTGTTGCGAAACAATTTTTCCTACAGGGACACTTCCTGTAAAAAAGACATAATCCCATTTTTGATCTAATAAAATTTGAGCTGTCTCTACGGCGCCTTGGATAACTATAGCTTGAGAATCTTCAAATACTTCACTGATTATTTTCTCTAAGATATCTGCGGTATATGGGGCATGTTCAGAAGGTTTTAAAACTACTGTATTTCCGCAAGCAATGGCTCCAATAACTGGTGTAATAGCTAACTGAAAGGGGTAATTCCAAGGGGCTATTACTAGGATTTTTCCCCAAGGAACGTAATAGATTTTATCACTAGAGGGGAAGTTTAGCCAAGCAGAGGAAATTGATTTTGGTTTGGACCACTTTTTAATTTTTTTGATAAAGAGGTTTAATTCTTTGTAAGCCACATAAAGTTCGGTAGTTAAAACTTCAAACTCTGGCTTTTGGAAATCTTTATAAAGAGCATCTACAATATCCTGTTCATGAGATTTAATACTAGCTTTTAGTTTTTCTAGAGTTTCTATTCTCTGAGATATAGATTTCGATTTTTCAGTCTTTAAAAATTTATCCTGATCGTTCATCAAACTTTTGATTTGATCGTCCTTCATAATTGCATTTTTTTAAATTTAAGCTTTAGTATGAAATAAAATTCAACCTTAAAGAGTTATTTATGTTTTAAAGATGACGTTATTTACACAATTAATCAAATGAATAAAATGAACTTGACCATCAAGCTAAACCTAATTTTTTTAGTTGTTTTTTTAATAAGTATTAAAGCAATTGCTCAAAGAGATACGATTAATACCGATAAGTTGATTATCGTAAAGCAATACTCTCCTACGGTTAATGATGCCTTTAAAATCAAACAAAAACCAAGCGAAAAGGATTCTATAAAACAGGTGCGTAGAGAGTTGTCTTATTCATTTATCGACGTTCCAGTAGCTTCTACGTTTACCCCTGCTAAAGGAACAGCCTCGGGAGTACGAATGTCTCCTCCAGACAAGCTCTTTGAAAACTATTCAAGATTTGGAGTAGGAAATTTCTCAACTATTCTAGCCGATTTTTATAGTAATTTCGATATCAATCGAGACCGTAATTTAGATATTGCCTTTAATCATTTATCCTCCCAAGGAGGTATAGATGGTGTTGTACTGGATGATGATTTTTCAAATACCAATGTGAGATTAGATCTCACATCACAAGATCGATATTTCGATTGGAATGCAGGCTTTGATATAAACCGAAGGGAAGTTAATTATTACGGATTGGGATCAGAGCAAGTAGATGCTCTAACTCAAGACCAACTTAACGCTATAGATTCCAAACAAACCTATACCAAATTAGAAGCTTTTGGAGGAATTCGTTTTACAGATCTTGTTTTAAAAGAAGCAGAGTTAACCGTCTATAATTTTACAGATAATTTTAGCAGTTCAGAACAAGTGTTAACTATTCAACCTGTAGTAGAAATTCCCTTGAGGACTCAGAAGTTATCAATTAAAGGTGATTTTAAGTTTTTGAATGGCTCTTTTGAAGAGAATTTGATAGGGGAGGAGAGCTTGGATTATCGACAATTCCAAGCAGAAATTAATCCTTTTATGAAGTTCAATATTCAGAATGTAAATTTGAAGTTAGGCGCTAAAGCTGTCTATTTTAGTGATTTTGAAAATAGCGAAAATAAAGTTTTCTTTTATCCAGATATAAAAGCTGAGTTTAATCTCAACCAAGAAAGTATAAACGTATTTTTAGGAGCGAACGGTGGTTTAGAGCAAAATACTTTCGAAAATTTATCTCAACAAAATCCATTTTTATCTCCTACTCAATTCATAAGACCTAGTAATAATCAATACAATGCTTATGCAGGGTTTACAACTAAATTATTGGAAAACCTGTCTTTATCTTCTCAGGTGAATTATTCTAGTACAAACAACTTTGCTTTTTTTATAGCAAATCCAGAAATTGATTATGCCATTGAACAATCTAAAAGAGGCTTTGATTATCAAAATTCCTTTGGTGTAGTCTACAATGATTTAAAGACCTTCGGAATTTCTGCTGACTTAGCTTATCAAATTGATAGTGATTTTAATGTAGGTTTCTTTGGGAAATATTCAGATTTCTCAACTGGAGATGAACAACCAGCCTGGAACCTTCCAGAAATTGAGTTAAGGGCTTATGCAGATTTTGAATTTACCAAAAATTGGAACTTCTCAGCAGCATTATTCTATATTGGAGAACGAACCGATGCTCAAGGAAAAATTTCGATAAATTCCAATTCAATTCCAATTTCAGGTGGCCAGATTAATACTACAGAAGTAGATGGCTATTTAGACCTTAATGCATCCTTGGAGTATAAGATCAATCCTAGACTTGCAGTG
It contains:
- a CDS encoding biotin-dependent carboxyltransferase family protein, with the translated sequence MSIYIHKAGLYSSLQDKGRFVGMTYGIPISGAMDQNLYHFTNTILENPADSSSMEFYQQGLELEFTSPTFMCIGALGGDFKLNDKPVEPFEILKIKKGDLLKIKQLTRGNWGYIAVKGGFESESPFNSQSFYEPITKRQFENDDVLIYEAFDGESGGESSVFDMSYYGESELEVFEGPEFYKLSQTLDYQLKHAEFSLSTSLNRMAYQIQERLVNDLEEIITGPVLPGTVQFTPAGKMIVLMRDAQVTGGYPRILQFSEKSINQLSQMRVKSKFTFKLNGINSEKI
- a CDS encoding aldehyde dehydrogenase, whose protein sequence is MKDDQIKSLMNDQDKFLKTEKSKSISQRIETLEKLKASIKSHEQDIVDALYKDFQKPEFEVLTTELYVAYKELNLFIKKIKKWSKPKSISSAWLNFPSSDKIYYVPWGKILVIAPWNYPFQLAITPVIGAIACGNTVVLKPSEHAPYTADILEKIISEVFEDSQAIVIQGAVETAQILLDQKWDYVFFTGSVPVGKIVSQQIAKHMTPHTLELGGKNPCIVDASANLDSAAKRICWGKFLNAGQTCIAPDYLLIHSDIREKFQQKLVETLKDFYGDSSKASSDYARLIHASHFERLDGFLNDQKVIYGGISNAETNFISPTLVDSPDFDSPLMKEEIFGPILPLYSFTNFKDLEVTINSFDKPLSLYVFSENSSFTNQVNESFDFGGGVINDTIVHFVNDKLPFGGVGASGVGNYHGRASFDTFTRQKPIVHRKNWLDIPLKYPPYKRLDSFKSFLNLFR
- a CDS encoding TonB-dependent receptor; translation: MNLTIKLNLIFLVVFLISIKAIAQRDTINTDKLIIVKQYSPTVNDAFKIKQKPSEKDSIKQVRRELSYSFIDVPVASTFTPAKGTASGVRMSPPDKLFENYSRFGVGNFSTILADFYSNFDINRDRNLDIAFNHLSSQGGIDGVVLDDDFSNTNVRLDLTSQDRYFDWNAGFDINRREVNYYGLGSEQVDALTQDQLNAIDSKQTYTKLEAFGGIRFTDLVLKEAELTVYNFTDNFSSSEQVLTIQPVVEIPLRTQKLSIKGDFKFLNGSFEENLIGEESLDYRQFQAEINPFMKFNIQNVNLKLGAKAVYFSDFENSENKVFFYPDIKAEFNLNQESINVFLGANGGLEQNTFENLSQQNPFLSPTQFIRPSNNQYNAYAGFTTKLLENLSLSSQVNYSSTNNFAFFIANPEIDYAIEQSKRGFDYQNSFGVVYNDLKTFGISADLAYQIDSDFNVGFFGKYSDFSTGDEQPAWNLPEIELRAYADFEFTKNWNFSAALFYIGERTDAQGKISINSNSIPISGGQINTTEVDGYLDLNASLEYKINPRLAVFVNGNNLLNKSYNRWQNFEVQGIQVLGGLTYQFNW